GGTCCGGTTGGGGCCGCCACGGCTGCGCATCGTGGTACCCGACTCCCGCAGCAGGCTGTGGATCGACCCGTACGACCTGCCGGTCGTGGCAACCAGACTCCGGATGCTGGCCCCGCCTTCGTAGGCGTGGCGAAGCTCGTCCAACAACTGGTCGCGCGCCTTGGCCGACCTTTGCACTGTTCTTCTCATGGCTCCTCCGACGCCGGGACACGACCGCAAGCACTTAGAGTAAGAAGCCGTTGTCGGCCGCGGGCGGATTTCGCCAAATCGCCTGCGGCCACGAGCCACCAGCGTCAAATCAGGCGAGCTCGATGAGATCCCGGTATTCGTCGGACCAGTAGTCCTCGGTGCCGTCGGGCAGCAACACCACCCGTTGCGGGTCGAGGGCCTCGGCGGCGCCGGGATCGTGCGTCACCAGGACCACCGCCCCCTGGTAACTGCGCAGCGCGTCGAGCACCTGCTCGCGCGACGCGGGGTCGAGGTTGTTCGTCGGCTCGTCGAGCAACAAGACGTTGGCGGTCGAGGCCACCAAACCGGCCAGCGCGAGCCGGGTTTTCTCACCGCCGGACAGGGTGCCCGCGAATTGGTCGAGCTGCGGGCCGCTGAACATGAACGCGCCCAGCAGGCCGCGCAGGTCCTGCTCGCCCGAATCCGGCGCGGCGTGCCGGATGTTCTCCCAGACGCTCGCATCGTTGTCGAGGGTGTCGTGCTCCTGCGCGAAGTAGCCGATCCGCAGGCCGTGCCCGGGCTCGAGGCCTCCGGTGTCGGGAACCTCGGTGCCGGCCAGCAGCCTCAGCAGCGTGGTCTTGCCGGCGCCGTTGAGTCCCAGCACCACCACCCGCGAGCCGCGGTCGATCGCGAGATCGACGCCGGTGAACACCTCCAGCGATCCGTAGGACTTGCTCAGCCCCTTGGCGACCAACGGCGTGCGCCCGCACGCGGCCGGCGTCGGGAACTTGATGCGGGCCACCTTGTCGGCGACGCGCTCCTCGTCGAGGGCCGCCATCATCCGGTCGGCGCGGCGCAACATGTTTTGGGCGGCAACGGCTTTGGTGGCTTTGGCGCCGAGCTTCGCGGCCTGGGTCCGCAGCGCGGCGGCCTTGCGTTCGGCGTTGGCGCGCTCCCGGCGGCGGCGCTGCTCGTCGGTCGCGCGGGCGTCGAGGTACTTCTGCCAGCCCATGTTGTAGACGTCGGCCTCGCCGCGCACGGCGTCCAAAAACCACACCCGGTTGACGACGTCGGCGAGCAATTCGACGTTGTGGCTGATGATCACCAGCCCGCCGGTGTGGGCCCGCAGGAAATCCCGCAACCAGCCGATGGAATCCGCATCCAGGTGGTTGGTGGGCTCGTCGAGCAACAGCGTGGTCTCCGAGCCCGACGTTCCCGCGCCGCCCTCGGAGGCGGCGAACAGGATGCGCGCCAGTTCCACCCGGCGTCGCTGCCCGCCGGACAGGGTGCGCAGCTGCTGGGTCAGCACCCGTTCCGGCAGACCGAGACTGGCGCAGATGCGGCTGGCTTCGCTCTCCGCGCCGTACCCGCCCAAGGCCACGAAACGCTCCTCGAGCTGCCCGTAGCGGCGGATCGCGCGGTCGCGGGCGTCGTCGTCGGCGACCTCGGCCATCAACGCCTGCTGCTTTTCCAGGTCGGTGAGCAACACGTCGAGCCCGCGGGCCGACAGGACCCGGTCGCGGGCCAGCACATCGAGGTCGCCCTCTTTGGGATCCTGTGGCAGATAACCGATTTCGCCAGTCCGGGTAATCGACCCGGCGTACGGCTCGGTCTCGCCCGCCAGGATGCGCAGGGTGGTGGTCTTGCCCGCGCCGTTGCGGCCGACCAGGCCGATGCGGTCGCCGGGCTGGATCCGCAGGTCGGGGCCGTCGGGTGAGAGCAGGATGCGCGCGCCAGCGCGGACCTCCAGGTCCGTGGCCGTGATCACGATCGCTCTCCTGAGTTGAAAAGACGCCTATTTGTCGTCGGTGAATACCGCTGGTCGTCGTTCTGCGCGTGCGGCAACCGCTTCTTCGAAGTTGGCGGTGAGCAGGCGGACGAAAAGCTGTCCCAAGCCTTCGGCTTGCATGTGCCCTTCCAGGCTACCGGCGTCCAGTCCACTCCACAGCGTGCGCTTGGTCAACTCGACGCCCGGGCGCGAGAACGCCGCGATTCTGGCGGCGATCGCGTAGCAGGTGTCCAGCAGCTGCTTGTCGGGCACCTGGCAGGACACCAGCCCGATGCGCTCGGCTTCCTCGGCGGTGATGTCGCGGCCGGTCAGCATGATCTCGAACGCCCGCGACGACCCGATCGCCCGCGGCAGCAGATACGACAGCCCCAGCTCGCTGGCCGTCAGCCCGTTGTTGATGCCGGCGGCGCGGAAGTACGCGCTGGTGGAGGCCACCCGGATGTCGGCGGCCAGCGCCAAACACAGGCCCCCGCCGATGGCGGGCCCGTTGACCGCGGCGATCACCGGTTGGTGCAGCCGGCGCAACCCCAGGATGACCTCGTCGAGGATCTCCATGGAGCGCAGCGCGTAGGTGGGGCGGGTCAGCCCCTCGACGTGGGGCACCGAGCCCGCGGACTTGTGGTCAGCGCCCGAGGAAAAGCCCCGGCCGGCGCCGGTGAGCACGACCACGCGCACCGAGTTGTCGTGCCTGACCTTCTCCAAGGCCTCCTTGAGCGGCACCATGACGTCGAAGGCCATGGAGTTCATCCGCTCGGGCCGGTTGAGGGTTATCAGCGCGACGCCGGGCCTCGGGTGGTCTACCAGTACCAAACTCACCCATGCAACCTAGCGCGTGGCCGACGGCGACGCGGTCGCTCCTACTCGGCCGAACCGGCCTCGGCGGCGTCGATGTCGAACGCCCGGACCTGTTGGACCAGGTCCTCCAGTGCCGCCGGTGGCAGCGCCCCGGGCTGGTTGAACAGCAGTTTGCCCTTCTTGAAGGCCATCAGCGTGGGGATGGACCGGATCTGGGCAGCCGCGGCCAGCTGTTGCTCGGCCTC
The sequence above is drawn from the Mycobacterium marseillense genome and encodes:
- a CDS encoding ABC-F family ATP-binding cassette domain-containing protein, which gives rise to MITATDLEVRAGARILLSPDGPDLRIQPGDRIGLVGRNGAGKTTTLRILAGETEPYAGSITRTGEIGYLPQDPKEGDLDVLARDRVLSARGLDVLLTDLEKQQALMAEVADDDARDRAIRRYGQLEERFVALGGYGAESEASRICASLGLPERVLTQQLRTLSGGQRRRVELARILFAASEGGAGTSGSETTLLLDEPTNHLDADSIGWLRDFLRAHTGGLVIISHNVELLADVVNRVWFLDAVRGEADVYNMGWQKYLDARATDEQRRRRERANAERKAAALRTQAAKLGAKATKAVAAQNMLRRADRMMAALDEERVADKVARIKFPTPAACGRTPLVAKGLSKSYGSLEVFTGVDLAIDRGSRVVVLGLNGAGKTTLLRLLAGTEVPDTGGLEPGHGLRIGYFAQEHDTLDNDASVWENIRHAAPDSGEQDLRGLLGAFMFSGPQLDQFAGTLSGGEKTRLALAGLVASTANVLLLDEPTNNLDPASREQVLDALRSYQGAVVLVTHDPGAAEALDPQRVVLLPDGTEDYWSDEYRDLIELA
- the trxA gene encoding thioredoxin — encoded protein: MTTLDLTAEKFNETIEGNDIVLVDFWASWCGPCRQFGPTFQASSEKHPDIVHAKVDTEAEQQLAAAAQIRSIPTLMAFKKGKLLFNQPGALPPAALEDLVQQVRAFDIDAAEAGSAE
- a CDS encoding helix-turn-helix domain-containing protein; translated protein: MRRTVQRSAKARDQLLDELRHAYEGGASIRSLVATTGRSYGSIHSLLRESGTTMRSRGGPNRTAKAARV
- a CDS encoding enoyl-CoA hydratase, encoding MSLVLVDHPRPGVALITLNRPERMNSMAFDVMVPLKEALEKVRHDNSVRVVVLTGAGRGFSSGADHKSAGSVPHVEGLTRPTYALRSMEILDEVILGLRRLHQPVIAAVNGPAIGGGLCLALAADIRVASTSAYFRAAGINNGLTASELGLSYLLPRAIGSSRAFEIMLTGRDITAEEAERIGLVSCQVPDKQLLDTCYAIAARIAAFSRPGVELTKRTLWSGLDAGSLEGHMQAEGLGQLFVRLLTANFEEAVAARAERRPAVFTDDK